The Bacillaceae bacterium IKA-2 DNA window CTCTCTAATATCGGAATGATTAGAAGCATCGATTACGAAGCCCTTGTACTCAGACAGGTCTAAATTGTCTGAGATAAGATAATGGAGTCTTAATAAAACAATGTACTCGTCACCTACTTGTCTTTTTAGCGCTTGTAAATCTAATGTTAACGAAAATTTATATTTGCCTTTTGAGTGGTATTCGTTATCACGCCATGTCGGAGCGTAGAGAATCACTTTTTTGTCAGTAGGAATAGAAAGTTGTTTTCGAATTTTAGCAACATCAGCTGGCTTGAATGTATATAAAAAATCGTTTCTCGGGTAGCCACTTTCAATCATTTGCTTGTTAAAGCGAAATGCACCGCGAAAAATCTCGCTTGAATACTTATTCGGTGAAATCAAATAATCCCAGCGGCTCGATTCCATTATGAAATTTTTCTTATATTTTTCTGTTGTCGTTCCTGGCATTACTATTTCCTCAATATCGACACCTAATTTTTTTAAAGGTGTGCCATGCCACGTTTGTAAATAGATAGTTTTAGCAGGTTTTGGTGTCCATGCAGGTAGTCGACTATTTGATACCCAGTATTTAGCGCTTGGCATGATCAATAACCATTTGACTGAGAACCTTTTAACAAGGTTAAGATTATAACCAGTGAAGTTATCCACATATCTGGGGTCATAACTCCAGTAACATTGATAGTCTGGATAGTTTTCGGTTATATATTCATAAATTGCTCTAGGGTTGCAACTATATTGTTTACCAAGGAAACTTTCAAAAACAATCACTTTTTCTTGCTTTGGTAATATTCCGACCAGGATAAATAAATATTTATACAAAAGTTTAACGTATTTAGATACACGCTCTTTAATCATCGAGGACATATAACCTTACCTTACCCTTCTTTTAGGTATTTTTGAAAACATCCTTATTAGTATAGTTTAAACTAGTTAGATTTTAAAGGTAAAGCTAATCAGGTTTTATAATTATTGTATTCTACATTTGTTTCAAGTATAATTTTTTAGTATTGACTAAAAGTAGGTTAGGGATGACGCAAGAATGAAATCCATGTACTTAGTAATTCAGGAACAAATCAAATACTTCTATTTAGTTAGAAGATTATCACTATATGAAATCAAAAGTAAAAATAAAAATAATTTCCTTGGGATGGCTTGGGAAATCATAAACCCGTTAATTCAAATAACCATTTATTGGTTTGTGTTTGGATATGGGATTAGAGAGCGACAACCGATCGAGGTTGCAGAAGGAATGTACGTGCCATTTTTACAATGGATGCTACCTGGGATTATCATTTGGTTCTTTTTTTACCAATCAACGATCGAAGCTTCGAAGTCGATTTATACAAGGTTAAAAATGCTATCAAAAATGAAGTTTCCGATGAGCGTGATCCCGAATATAGTCATTTTCGCAAAGTTTTACACGCATCTAATTATGGTGCTTGTAACCTTCCTGATCTTACAATTTTCAGGATATTCTATTAATATCTATTATCTACAAATTGTTTATTTTGCTTTTGCGACCTTTATGTTCATCTATTCGTTAGCGTTAATTACTTCGACTTTAGCAACCTTTGTTAGAGATGTTCAGATGTTTTTGCAAGCAGTTTTAAGAATGTTACTTTATTTATCACCAATTTTATGGACAATCTCGACACTACCTGCTTCAATACAAATTATCATGAAAATTAACCCGCTCTATTATCTTATCGAGGGTTATCGACACGCCTTTTTAGGATTAGGTTGGTACTTTATCGATCAATGGCAGTATACGTTGTATTTTTGGATTGTAACAGTTGCGCTCTTTTTAATTGGATCAATCCTGCATATAAAATTTAGAAAACATTTCATTGACTTTATTTAGTTTGGAAGGGACGTCTATGGATAAAGCTATTGTAGTAAAAAATTTAACGAAAAAATATAAATTATATACGAAACGATCTGAGAGATTCCTCGATATAATCTCATCTAAAAGTTATGGTGAAGATTTCTTCGCACTTAGCGATGTCAGCTTTGAAGTTGACAAAGGTGATGTAGTTGGTTTTCTAGGGGTGAA harbors:
- a CDS encoding CDP-glycerol glycerophosphotransferase family protein — protein: MIKERVSKYVKLLYKYLFILVGILPKQEKVIVFESFLGKQYSCNPRAIYEYITENYPDYQCYWSYDPRYVDNFTGYNLNLVKRFSVKWLLIMPSAKYWVSNSRLPAWTPKPAKTIYLQTWHGTPLKKLGVDIEEIVMPGTTTEKYKKNFIMESSRWDYLISPNKYSSEIFRGAFRFNKQMIESGYPRNDFLYTFKPADVAKIRKQLSIPTDKKVILYAPTWRDNEYHSKGKYKFSLTLDLQALKRQVGDEYIVLLRLHYLISDNLDLSEYKGFVIDASNHSDIRELYIISDLLITDYSSVFFDYANLNRPMIFYVYDIDSYRDQLRGFYFDFEKEAPGPLVKTTTEVISAIKKISDSNNKNLVPELFLRKFTALEDGHAAKRVVEKLLGVTKK
- a CDS encoding ABC transporter permease; translation: MKSMYLVIQEQIKYFYLVRRLSLYEIKSKNKNNFLGMAWEIINPLIQITIYWFVFGYGIRERQPIEVAEGMYVPFLQWMLPGIIIWFFFYQSTIEASKSIYTRLKMLSKMKFPMSVIPNIVIFAKFYTHLIMVLVTFLILQFSGYSINIYYLQIVYFAFATFMFIYSLALITSTLATFVRDVQMFLQAVLRMLLYLSPILWTISTLPASIQIIMKINPLYYLIEGYRHAFLGLGWYFIDQWQYTLYFWIVTVALFLIGSILHIKFRKHFIDFI